A window of Marinobacter salarius contains these coding sequences:
- a CDS encoding LysR family transcriptional regulator yields the protein MNFDDLTVVLKVAEFRNITAAATSLDMRAATASAAVKRVEHELGVELFVRSTRQLRLSAAGEKYLPQCRQALTLMDEARQNIRFGTETVAGEIRLSVSSDLGRNRVVPWIDQLMTSHPGLSLRVQITDSNVDFFRDSVDMALRYGSPSDANLYGFKICDVPRLLCATPDYLNQQGTPIHPHDLAGHNGLFYQLQDIPYDLWTFKRDGEEYRVKMRGNRASNDGDLVRRWCIAGHGMAVKSCLDISDDLLSGRVMNVMPDYTPPVSELWLICPTRQSITPAMRLLRDHLKQQCQSLISAMTKRGILPSHD from the coding sequence ATGAACTTTGACGATCTGACCGTTGTGCTCAAAGTGGCCGAATTCCGCAACATCACCGCGGCTGCCACCAGTCTGGATATGCGCGCCGCGACGGCGAGCGCCGCCGTAAAACGTGTGGAGCATGAGTTAGGGGTAGAGCTGTTTGTCCGCTCTACCCGTCAGTTGCGGCTCTCGGCCGCCGGGGAGAAATACCTGCCCCAATGCCGGCAGGCGCTGACACTGATGGATGAGGCCCGACAGAATATTCGCTTTGGCACAGAGACAGTGGCGGGAGAAATTCGGCTATCGGTGTCATCCGATCTGGGTAGAAATCGCGTCGTGCCCTGGATCGACCAATTGATGACATCTCACCCCGGGCTGAGTTTGCGGGTACAGATCACCGACAGCAATGTGGACTTTTTTCGGGATTCGGTTGATATGGCCCTACGGTATGGCTCACCCAGTGACGCCAACCTGTACGGGTTCAAAATCTGTGATGTCCCCCGACTGCTCTGCGCAACACCCGATTACCTGAACCAACAGGGTACCCCCATTCATCCACACGACCTGGCGGGTCACAACGGGCTTTTCTATCAGTTGCAGGACATTCCCTACGACTTGTGGACCTTCAAACGGGATGGTGAGGAATACCGGGTGAAAATGAGAGGCAATCGGGCGTCCAACGACGGCGATCTCGTTCGGCGCTGGTGCATCGCCGGGCATGGTATGGCGGTCAAATCCTGCCTCGATATATCCGATGATCTGCTGTCCGGCCGGGTGATGAACGTCATGCCCGACTACACACCACCGGTATCAGAGCTGTGGCTGATCTGCCCGACTCGACAATCCATCACACCTGCCATGCGCCTGCTGCGGGACCACCTGAAACAGCAGTGTCAAAGCCTTATAAGCGCCATGACTAAACGCGGCATACTGCCAAGCCACGATTAG
- a CDS encoding lipid A deacylase LpxR family protein: MSPAVHAEDSDSVIALSTDNDLFAPTQTDQDYTAGLAVTYSSNSEDFLENPASGISQNLDRFVLSGIGADINEPESAALEFGIYGFTPEEIKARDIDRDDRPYSSLVYLSSSHSYRNLSDDSGWTTSMTVGVLGLDVFKSGQNAVHKVVGSDRANGWDHQVSNGGEPTFRYSAAYHQYLDKNRPDQQFKVTYFGSVGYLTEFGAALVFRDGLISSPDNRFNPELMAYGERAPGVAAPGGREHYFWGGVSVKARAYNAFLQGQFRHSDHELDANDLNVLLAEIWAGYTHSFVAGTELSYVLRVQSSEIKSGTGNRTLAWGGLVFSKRL; the protein is encoded by the coding sequence TTGTCTCCGGCGGTTCATGCTGAAGATTCTGATTCTGTCATTGCGCTTTCTACGGACAACGATCTTTTTGCACCCACCCAAACCGATCAGGATTACACCGCAGGTTTGGCCGTAACCTATTCCTCAAACTCAGAGGATTTCCTGGAAAATCCGGCTTCCGGAATCAGCCAGAACCTGGACAGGTTCGTGTTGTCTGGTATTGGCGCAGATATTAACGAGCCCGAAAGTGCAGCCCTGGAATTTGGCATTTACGGGTTCACCCCAGAAGAAATAAAGGCGAGGGATATCGATCGGGATGATCGTCCTTACAGCAGTCTCGTTTACTTATCGTCGAGTCATAGTTACAGGAACCTGAGTGACGATTCCGGGTGGACCACTTCGATGACTGTCGGAGTGCTGGGCCTGGATGTTTTCAAATCGGGTCAAAATGCGGTTCACAAGGTAGTAGGAAGTGACCGTGCCAACGGCTGGGACCATCAGGTCTCCAATGGCGGGGAACCAACATTCCGATATTCCGCTGCCTATCATCAGTATCTGGATAAAAACCGGCCGGACCAGCAATTCAAAGTCACGTATTTCGGGTCGGTAGGTTATTTGACTGAGTTTGGTGCCGCGCTTGTTTTTCGGGACGGGCTGATTTCCTCCCCGGACAATCGTTTCAACCCTGAGCTTATGGCCTACGGCGAACGAGCGCCGGGAGTCGCGGCCCCTGGCGGCCGGGAGCATTATTTCTGGGGTGGCGTGTCTGTCAAAGCTCGGGCCTATAATGCGTTCCTTCAAGGCCAATTCAGGCACTCCGACCACGAACTGGATGCCAACGACCTTAACGTGCTCCTGGCGGAAATCTGGGCGGGGTATACCCATAGTTTCGTTGCTGGCACCGAGTTGAGTTACGTGCTCCGAGTCCAGAGCTCCGAAATTAAGAGCGGGACCGGAAACCGCACGCTTGCGTGGGGTGGGCTGGTGTTCAGTAAGCGGCTCTAA
- a CDS encoding pyridoxamine 5'-phosphate oxidase family protein, with translation MAHKFAEIAFTSTVKQVQEEMGSRTGYSSIESGLDRNNLLRDRERVFIEARDSFYIASVSETGWPYIQHRGGPAGFLKVIDQSTIGFADYSGNRQYVTTGNVLTNDRVSLFLMDYPNRRRLKLLGRMALVGPEPSSILDRLQDESYKAQVERGMIIRVEAFDWNCQQHITPRYTQSEVDAFIESMGDQG, from the coding sequence ATGGCGCACAAGTTTGCGGAAATCGCTTTTACCAGTACGGTTAAGCAGGTCCAAGAGGAAATGGGCAGTCGGACCGGTTACTCGTCCATTGAATCCGGACTCGACCGTAACAACCTGCTCAGGGATCGGGAACGGGTGTTCATCGAGGCCCGGGACAGCTTTTACATTGCCAGTGTCAGTGAAACCGGTTGGCCCTACATCCAGCATCGGGGCGGGCCAGCCGGATTTTTGAAGGTCATCGACCAGTCGACCATTGGTTTTGCGGACTACTCGGGCAACCGCCAGTACGTCACGACTGGCAACGTGCTTACCAATGATCGGGTTTCATTGTTCCTGATGGACTACCCGAATCGGCGGAGACTGAAACTGCTTGGCAGGATGGCACTGGTTGGTCCTGAGCCATCATCAATTCTCGACCGATTACAGGACGAGAGCTATAAAGCCCAAGTAGAGAGGGGCATGATCATTCGGGTCGAGGCCTTTGACTGGAACTGTCAGCAACACATTACACCCCGTTACACGCAGTCGGAGGTGGACGCCTTTATCGAGTCGATGGGTGATCAAGGCTAA
- a CDS encoding zinc-binding alcohol dehydrogenase family protein: MKAVGYTESLPIDDPKSLQDVELPQPAAEGRDLLVRVRAIGVNPVDFKVRQRAAAEPGETKVLGWDAVGEVVATGEAASLFEPGDQVYYAGDVTRQGSNAEYQIVDERIVGRKPASLNDAEAAALPLTTITAWEMLFDHLGLEQQLPEEISPTDDVILVVGAAGGVGSILIQLAKTLTGATVVATASRPESRQWVESLGADFVVNHREPLLPQIEQLVSEGKIAPITHVASLNATDQYFDDYVAALRPFGRIAMIDDPASLDVMKIKPKSLSLHIEFMFARSMHNADDMQVQHELLETVASLVDQGHIRTTAGKNLGVINADNLRAAHSELESGTAVGKIVLEGFE, from the coding sequence ATGAAAGCGGTTGGATACACTGAATCTTTACCCATTGATGACCCTAAATCCCTTCAAGACGTGGAACTACCTCAGCCGGCGGCCGAGGGAAGGGACCTCCTGGTTCGCGTGAGAGCCATCGGCGTCAATCCTGTTGATTTCAAAGTACGTCAACGGGCTGCAGCGGAGCCTGGTGAGACCAAGGTACTGGGCTGGGATGCCGTAGGGGAAGTCGTTGCAACGGGAGAGGCAGCATCATTGTTCGAGCCAGGCGACCAGGTGTACTACGCTGGCGACGTTACACGGCAGGGTAGCAATGCCGAGTATCAGATCGTTGACGAGCGCATCGTGGGCCGCAAACCCGCCAGCCTGAACGACGCAGAAGCGGCAGCGCTGCCTCTGACCACCATAACCGCCTGGGAAATGCTCTTCGACCACCTGGGGCTTGAACAGCAGCTCCCAGAGGAAATCAGCCCAACCGACGACGTGATACTGGTGGTTGGCGCGGCCGGCGGTGTCGGCTCGATCCTGATTCAGTTGGCAAAAACGCTGACCGGTGCCACCGTGGTGGCCACCGCATCCCGGCCCGAGTCCCGGCAATGGGTCGAATCGCTAGGCGCGGATTTCGTCGTGAATCACCGCGAGCCACTGCTGCCGCAAATCGAACAACTGGTGTCCGAGGGCAAAATTGCCCCGATCACTCACGTGGCCAGCCTGAACGCCACCGACCAGTACTTCGATGATTATGTGGCAGCGCTGAGGCCGTTTGGCAGGATTGCCATGATTGACGACCCCGCGTCTCTGGACGTGATGAAAATCAAACCGAAAAGCCTGTCCCTGCACATCGAATTCATGTTCGCCCGGTCTATGCACAATGCTGATGACATGCAGGTGCAGCACGAACTTCTTGAGACGGTAGCGAGTCTTGTGGATCAGGGCCACATTCGTACCACCGCAGGCAAGAATCTCGGGGTAATCAACGCTGACAACCTGCGTGCGGCGCATTCGGAGTTGGAGTCCGGTACGGCCGTGGGCAAGATAGTGCTGGAAGGGTTCGAGTAA
- a CDS encoding PhzF family phenazine biosynthesis protein: MKIEVPIVSAFVDGDSGGNPAGVVLHAERFSSEQKQKIAAAVGLSETAFVSPSDSADIKLEFFTPTQQIAHCGHATIATFSYLRQNGLLAHDQSSKETIDGCRSIKMEGDSAYMEQKAPRYEPLNSADLQLTLRALGITSADLIAGAKPTLVNTGNSFVVIGIRDVDTIKGLQPDLALIEQLSDALDLIGFYVFSFDGVGDGRDAGARMFGPRYGIREESATGMAAGPLACYLREFLGIDKHEFTVEQGRWMSPPSASVINVRLHIDSDGKIGRLFAGGRGALKEVTEVTV; the protein is encoded by the coding sequence GATTGAAGTCCCAATTGTAAGTGCATTTGTTGACGGTGATTCCGGCGGAAATCCGGCAGGCGTTGTACTTCACGCAGAGCGGTTCAGCTCTGAGCAAAAACAGAAGATCGCAGCCGCTGTCGGCTTGTCGGAAACGGCATTTGTTTCTCCGTCCGATTCAGCGGATATAAAGCTGGAGTTCTTTACGCCAACCCAGCAGATCGCTCACTGCGGGCACGCGACGATCGCGACATTCAGTTATCTCCGTCAAAACGGCCTGTTGGCACACGATCAGTCATCCAAGGAAACGATTGATGGATGCAGGTCGATAAAGATGGAGGGCGACTCAGCGTATATGGAGCAGAAAGCCCCTCGCTATGAGCCGCTGAACAGTGCGGATCTTCAATTGACGCTTCGGGCACTTGGAATAACCAGCGCTGATCTGATTGCGGGTGCGAAGCCGACACTGGTGAATACAGGCAATAGCTTTGTCGTAATCGGAATTCGGGACGTTGACACTATCAAAGGCCTCCAGCCAGATTTGGCTTTGATTGAGCAGCTGAGTGACGCTCTTGATTTGATTGGGTTTTACGTTTTTTCCTTTGATGGCGTCGGAGATGGACGAGACGCAGGAGCCCGAATGTTCGGGCCCCGATATGGAATTCGGGAAGAGTCTGCAACGGGCATGGCTGCTGGCCCGCTGGCGTGTTACCTACGGGAGTTCCTTGGCATCGACAAGCATGAATTCACGGTTGAGCAGGGTCGCTGGATGTCACCGCCCTCCGCCAGTGTAATCAATGTGCGTCTGCATATTGATTCAGATGGCAAGATCGGACGGCTTTTTGCCGGTGGTCGAGGTGCGCTGAAAGAAGTCACCGAAGTTACTGTTTGA
- the trxA gene encoding thioredoxin, which yields MTTIIHVTDANFEEAVVQSDRTVLVDFWAPWCGPCKTVAPLLEDIADEFSEQLTVAKVNVDDSPEITAKMRIRGIPTLALFQDGDVIAQHAGAGSLSQLRTFVKGHL from the coding sequence ATGACGACCATTATTCATGTAACCGATGCGAATTTTGAAGAAGCGGTTGTTCAGAGCGACCGGACAGTTCTGGTTGACTTCTGGGCACCCTGGTGTGGCCCTTGCAAGACGGTAGCCCCGCTGCTTGAGGATATCGCCGATGAGTTCAGTGAGCAACTTACCGTTGCCAAGGTCAACGTGGATGACAGCCCGGAGATTACTGCAAAAATGCGTATCCGTGGCATTCCGACATTGGCCCTGTTTCAAGATGGCGATGTGATTGCCCAACATGCCGGGGCGGGGAGCCTCAGCCAGTTGAGAACGTTCGTTAAAGGGCACTTATAG
- a CDS encoding LysR family transcriptional regulator has product MKTQELQLLYIFDAIMTERSVTRAADRLAMTQPAVSNAISRMRQIWNDPLFVRKGRNIEPTSYALSLWDQVGDPMFALTNAVSATQFDPASARRTFRIAVTDVIVEMIWRQLIELLEREAPGVDVHAVPYTPEGSYDDLRSAHVDLAIGVLNQHDYSLRSTWLLDSGFVLAMRADHPLAGRQITMEEFLEARHLLVTMSGDAHGSVDSYLDQKGQSRRIAATMNHFASVPQVLRESNLIVAVPELISQDCGFVDGLWMGELPFDVDPTTLYLIWHARHDREPGIIWIRNHIERLLQDRWHDIMTNSPCGRHLKAV; this is encoded by the coding sequence ATGAAAACTCAAGAGCTCCAGTTGCTGTACATCTTTGATGCCATTATGACGGAGCGTTCAGTGACTCGTGCGGCGGATCGCCTGGCCATGACACAGCCTGCGGTATCGAATGCGATTTCCAGAATGCGGCAGATATGGAACGATCCGCTCTTTGTGCGAAAGGGCCGCAACATCGAACCCACCTCCTATGCGCTCAGTCTTTGGGATCAGGTGGGTGACCCTATGTTCGCGCTGACAAACGCCGTCAGCGCGACACAGTTTGACCCGGCCTCCGCCCGACGGACGTTTCGCATTGCAGTAACCGACGTCATCGTCGAGATGATCTGGCGTCAGCTTATTGAGTTGCTCGAGCGTGAGGCGCCAGGCGTAGATGTACACGCCGTACCCTATACACCTGAAGGAAGCTACGACGACCTGAGGTCAGCGCACGTTGATCTCGCGATTGGCGTGCTAAACCAGCACGATTACAGTTTGCGGAGCACCTGGCTTCTTGACAGCGGATTTGTTCTCGCAATGCGGGCGGACCACCCGCTGGCAGGTCGGCAAATCACCATGGAAGAGTTTCTGGAAGCCCGGCATCTGTTGGTCACCATGTCGGGTGACGCCCATGGCTCTGTTGACAGTTATCTTGATCAAAAAGGGCAGAGCAGACGTATCGCCGCAACAATGAACCATTTTGCGTCCGTTCCTCAGGTGTTAAGGGAGTCCAATCTCATCGTGGCCGTTCCTGAGCTGATCAGCCAGGACTGCGGGTTCGTCGACGGGTTGTGGATGGGTGAGCTACCCTTCGATGTGGACCCAACCACCCTCTACCTCATCTGGCACGCACGCCATGATAGAGAACCGGGGATTATATGGATCAGGAATCATATCGAAAGACTGCTCCAGGATCGCTGGCACGACATCATGACCAATTCGCCCTGTGGCCGGCACCTGAAGGCGGTCTAA